The Lusitaniella coriacea LEGE 07157 DNA segment CCGCTTGGGTTTCGTCGTAACACAGGGGAAATTTAAATGCTAATTCTTGCGCGAGTGCTTTTAATTTGTCCGGCGCATCGTCGGGGTAATTCGCCGCATCGTTGGCACTAATTGCCACAATTCCCAACTCCGTATTGGCGTAATCTTCCCCAATTCGTGCTAATTCATGCTGAATATGTTTGACGAAGGGACAATGGCGACAGATGAACATGACCAGTAATGCCTGTTTCCCCGCAAAGGTATCTAAGGAAATGGTTTCGCCTGAAACCACGTCTGGCAGTTGAAAAGGGGGTGCTGGCGTGGATAGCGGCAGCATTGTTGAGGGGGTGAGAACCATCGATATGTACTCCAAGAAAAAGTCTTCAGCAATACTATCGCAACTGTTGGGAGTCGGGATGCGCGCGATCGATTTCATCTGAAAACCCCAAGATAGAAGGCATATCAAAACC contains these protein-coding regions:
- a CDS encoding thioredoxin family protein, with product MVLTPSTMLPLSTPAPPFQLPDVVSGETISLDTFAGKQALLVMFICRHCPFVKHIQHELARIGEDYANTELGIVAISANDAANYPDDAPDKLKALAQELAFKFPLCYDETQAVAKAYTAACTPDFFLFDAEKRLVYRGQLDDSRPSNDKPVNGKDLREAIARLLANQPIDTDQKPSIGCNIKWKSGNEPEY